GGGCCGCGTCACGGCCCCCCTGGCCGGCACGCTCGGCCGCCTGCTGCCCGCCCGTTCCTCGGACGAGCGCCGCGAGGCGGTGCACCGCCGCCGTCGGGAACGGGAGGAGCGACGTCGTCGGGAACGGGAGGAGGGCCGCCGTCGGGCTGCGGAGGCCGCGCGCCGACGTGCCGAGGAGACCGCCCTGCGGGAGCGCGAGTACGCCGAGCGCCTGCAGGCCGCCCGCAGTGCCGAGGAGGTCGAGGCCGAACGCGCCCGCGCCGAGGACGCCCGCCGCGCGGAGCGCGAACGTCACCGGCAGGAACGGCTCCGCGAGCGCCGGGCGGAGTCGCAGGCGGCCGCCCTGGACCGCGCCCGCCGGCTCGCGGAGGCGCGCGACCTGGCCCGTGCGGCCGAGCTGCGGGCCGCGGAGCACGAGGTCCACGCGCACGAGCGCGAGGTCGTTGCCGCCCAGGCGCGCCTCGACGAGGAGGAGCGGCGCCGTCAGGAGCGCGCCGAGGCCGCGGAGCGGCGCCGCCAGGCCGCCCTCCTGACCCGACGCCGCCGCCAGGAGGAGCGCCGACGTCGACACCGGGAGGCCGAGCGGGCCCGCCGGGAGGCCGCGGAGGCGAAGGAGCGGCGCGCGCGCGAGGAGGCCGAGCGCCGGGAGGCGGAGCGGGCCCGCCGGGAGCGCGAGGCCTCGGTGGCCGCCGAGCGCGCCCGTGTGCAGGCCGAGCGCCGCGCCCGGGAGGAGGCGGAGGCCGCCGAGCGGGAGCGGGCACGCGCCGCCGCCGAGGCCGAGCGCCGCCGGGTGGCGGCCGAGGAGGAGGCCCGCCGACTCCGCGAGGAGGCCGAGCGTCGCCGCGCCCAGCAGGAGGCCGCGGAGGCCGAATGCCGCCGGCGGGCCGAGGAGGAGGAGCGCCGCCGGCGGGCCGAGGAGCTCGCCCGGCAGGAGGTCGAGCGTGCGCGCCGGGAGGAGCTGGTCCGCCGCCGTCGGCTGCCGGCCGCGGCGGCGGAGCGTCAGCTGGCCGTGGGCGTGGCGGTCGCGCACCGTCGCCGCGCCGAGGCCGACCGCGTGGCCGCCGCCGAGGCGGAGGCCCTGCGCGCCCACCAGGCCCGGGAGACCCGCGCCCTCATGCTCGCCGCCCGGGAGCTGGACGGACCGGAGCTGGTCCCCTCCCCGGAGCGCCGTCCTGCGCTCGCCTCCCCCGAGGAGGGGCTCGACGACGACGCCCTCCTCGCCCGCGCCCGTCAGGCGCTGCCGGAGTGGCGGCGCCGCGAGCGCCTGGCCACCAAGGCCGCGGCCGTGCAGGCCCTGTCCGCGGACGCGCGGCGAGCGCCGTCGTCGGGCCCCGCGACCGGTGCGTTCCCCCTGGTGCCCGGCTACACGCCGCCGTCCGGGCCGGCCGAGCAGGTCGGCCGCGCCACGGCCCGAGACCGCCTGGCCCAGCTCGGCGTGACCGCCGCGTTCGCCCTGTTCGTGCTGGCGAGCGCCTGGGGCCTGGGCCTGGCCGGGCTCGTGCCCGGCCTGGAGGCCCTCGACGCCGGCTCCTACCGCACCGCCCAGGAAGGCCGGTACCGGGCGGACGCCACCGTGCTCTCCCTGTTCTTCCTGCACCCGGCGGTGTGGCCCGTGCTGTGGGCGCTGCTGGGGCTGTACGCGCTCCACCAATGGGCGCCGCGACAGGGTGCGGCCGCCCGCCAGCGGAGCACCCGGTGGCCGGTGGCCGCCGTGCTCGTCCTGACGGCCGCGTGGTTCCCCCTCGCCGTCCTGGTGCCGTGGGGCCTGGACAGCCTCGTGTGGCTGGCCGCCCTCGCGCTGATGGTGGTGGTGCTGCGCCGGCTGACCGCCGCGCCGGCCCGCACCGGCGCGGCCCGGTTCTGCACCGACGGCACCCTCGGGACGCTCGCCGGCCTGCTGCTGGCCGCCGCCCCCACCACCGTGGCGACGGCGTTCGCGGGCCTCGGGGCGGCCCTGCCGTGGCTGCCGACGGCCCTGCTGGGCACGCTCGCCGTGTGGGCGGTCCTGCTGGCCGGCTTCCGTCTGGCGCTGGAGGACCGCGGTCGCGTGGGTCTCGCCCTGGGGATGTCCTGGACCCTGCTGTGCCTGGCCCTGCCGCGCCTGCTGCCGGCCCCCGTGGGCTCGCACACGAGCGCCGGGGTGGGGCTGTCCGCCGCCTTCGGCGCGCTCGCCCTGCTGCTGGCCGTGATGCTCCGGCGCACGTGGGTGCGCGAGCTCGAGGAGGACGCGGCCGGCCCCCGACCGACCGCCTGAGCCCGGTCCGCCGTCAGCGGTCGACGGGCACCGGCAGCCATCGGCCGCCCTCGCGCCGCAGCACGTCCAGCCGCCCGGTGGTGGCGACGCCGCCCACCGCCTCCGCCATGCGCGCCCCCACCGCGGCGGCCTCCTCGTCCTCGGCGCGGCGGTGCGAGGCCGGGACGGTGAAGCGCACCACGATCCGCGGCACGCGGGCCACGACCTCCACGTCCTTGGCCGCGACCTCGTGGGTGGCCCCGACGGCGGCCTCGGCCGTGTCCAGGACGTCCTCCGGGCGGTGGCCCGGGAGGACGTCGCCGATCTGCAGGCGCGCGCGGAAGGAGGGCATGGTCTCCAGGGTAGGCGGGGGCGCCGTCGTCGGTGCGGCGGGGCGTCGTCGTCGGACGGCGGTGCGCGGTGGGCGGAGCGGCGCGCACCGGACGTGCCCCGGGCGGGTTTCTCCGGTAGAACAGAGGGCATGAGCGTGCGCACCCCCGACCCGAATCCGGGCTGGCTGTCCGAGGAGGACCTCTACGAGGCCCGCCGGCGGCTGCCCATGGTCTACGTGGAGGCCATCCCGGTGCGGCTCGACGCCCTCGGGTACGTCTCCGAGATCGGCCTGCTGTACGTGGCGGACGAGACGGGGCAGTTCCAGCGCACGTTCGTGTCCGGGCGCGTGATGTACCGGGAGACCATCCGGGCGGCGCTGATGCGCCACCTCGAGAAGGACCTCGGGCCGCTCGCGTTTCCGCAGCTGCCGCCGTCGATCGTGCCGTGCGCGGTGGCGGAGTACTTCCCGGCCCCCTCGGAGACCGGGCTGACGGACGACCGGCAGCACGCCGTGTCCCTCGTGTACGTGATGCCGGTGACGGGCGAGTGCAGCCCGCGCCAGGACGCGCTCGAGCTGACGTGGCTGACGCCGGAGGAGGCCCTGGGCGAGGACGTCCAAGCGGAGTTCATCGGAGGCCGCGGGAACCTGGTGCGCCAGGCCCTGGCCCACGTGGGATGGGGACGCTGACATGGCACCGATCGCGGGCGGGTACCTCCGCCATCTCAAGGCCCAGGACGTGCAGCCGGGCGACTCGTTCCTCACGCGCCGCGGCGAGCCCGCCCCGGCCGTGGCGTCCACGCGGGTGGTGCGGGACGACTTCGGCACGCCCGCGCTCGTGATCGCCACGCTGCACGGCGGGCGCGAGGTGCGGATCGCGCACGGCTCCGTGATCCGCGTGCGCACGGACCGGCCGGAGGAGGTCAAGGCCGCCGCGGACGCCTCCTTCTCCCCCGTGGACGCCGGCTCGCCCGAGTCCCGCGTGGTGGCCGTGGGCCAGCGCCACCTCGACGACGTCGAGCTCACCGCCACCGCCGCGCGCCTGTCCCACGGGCTGAACCTGCGCTCCGGCTCCCAGCTCGAGGACCTGTTCGGGATGGCCGAGCGGATGTACCTGCTCCACGAGGACACGGAGGGCACGCTGAGCACGCTCGGCCTGCTGACCAACCTCCCGTGGGACGGGGCCGTGGGCCGCTGGAAGTCCATCCAGGCCGCGCTCGGGCTGGCGTCCCAGATCCTGCGCGAGGAGGGCGACCCCATCACGGCCGCGAACCTCGGTGCCCGGCTCAGGGAGGCGGACGAGGTCCCCTCCGAGCCCGGCCGCGCCGCCCGGGTGCTCGAGGTGCGCCAGCGCCAGCTCGACGCCCCGCAGCTGTACGAGCGGGAGATCTCCAAGGCCCTGCAGTCCCGCGACCAGGAGGCCGAGTACCGCTGGCGCCGCGCCCGCTTCGCGCAGCTGCTGTACCTGCGCGGCCGCGGCGGCTCGCAGACCTTGACCGACGCCGACCTCGACTCGCGGATCGCCCGCGAGCTCGGGACCCTGCGCCAGCTGGCCCAGGAGCTGGACGCGAAGGCCGGGCAGGCCGCCCAGCGCTGACCGCCGGACCGCGCCCCGCCGCCCGCGCCCGGCCGTCGCCGCCCGGCCGTCGCCGCCCGGCCGTCGGCGCGAACTGGTGAGGACACGCCGTCATCCGGTCTCGTCGGAGCACCTTTAGGGTGTGTCCTCACCAGTAACGCCGGGGCCTGGAGGGGGTCGAGTCCTCGGCGTCCGTGCAGGTTGTCCACAGCATCGACGATGGCCGGGCGGGCGCACCGCCGTCGGGAGCAGGGTGGCCCCATGGCCAGACCGCCCCTCCCCCTGCCGCCCCACCTGCACGGCGTCGTCTTCACCCTGGACGACCTCGACGACGTCGGCGTCTCCCGCCATCGCGTGCGCGCCGCAGACGTCGAGCGGGTGGGACGCGGGCTGTTCCGCCTCCGTCCGCAGGGCGGGCCCGCGCCTGCCCGCGCGGTCGACGTCCCCTGGGACGCCGGCGTCGCCGCCGCCCTGCTCCGGGACCGCCTGGACGCGGCGGTCTCCGACGTGTCCGCCGCCCAGCTGCACGGCCTGCCCCTGCCCCCGTGGGCGGAGGCGGACGCTCGCCTGCACGTGACGGCCGCCCGGGGACACCGGATCGACCGGCCGGGGGTGCGCACCCGGCGGCGCCCGGTGGATCGCCGACACCTGGTCACACGGCGCGGTCTGCGCTGCACGTCGCCGGTCCGGACGCTGTGGGACCTGTGCGCGCCGTCGTCGGGGCTGACCCTCGAGGATCTCGTGGTGGTCGCCGACGCGCTGATGCCGCAGGAGTGGGTGGAGGGGTTCGGGCTAGGGGAGGTGCGCGTCGGAAGACGGGACCTGACGGCGGTGCTCGAGCAGATGGGGCGGTTCCGCGGCGTGCGGCGGGCCCGCGAGGTCGCCGCGCTGATGCGGGAGGGCGTGGGCTCGCCGCAGGAGACGCGCACCCGGCTCGCCCTGCTCGACGCGGGACTGCCCGTCCCGGAGGTGGCGGCGGTGCTCACCGACGACGACGGCGTGGCCGGCCCGACCGTCGACCTCGCCTACCCGCAGTGGCGGATCGTGATCCAGTACGAGGGCGCCCGCCACCGCTCCGTCCGGCAGCAGGAGCGGGACGTCGAGCGGGACCGGTGGTGCGAGCGGCACGGCTGGCTGGTGGTGAAGGTGACGGCCCGCGACCTGCGGGACGGCCTGCGGCACGTGCTGCCGATCCTCCACGCCCGCATCGCGGGGTGCGGGTGACCCCCCGTTACCTTTCTCGTGGCTCCTCCATCGATCAGGATGAGCAGGTGCCGGCCAGCCGGTCCTCGGCATGATCGTTGCCCCCAGTCGACTGCATGATCCGGGGGGTGTTGTCACCGAGGACCGGTCTGGTGACCACGGATCGCTAATAGAGGCGCGAGCCCCTCACCGGGGCCCTTCGTAACGTGGATGCCGAGCGTGATCACCACTGGAGCTGGCCAGCACACTCATGGCCCCCGCAAGCCCAGGAGGACGACCGCGATGACAGTCCAGCCCCCAGCCGTGTTCATCGGCCTTGACGTCGGCAAGGCCGAGCACCACGCCGTGGCCCTCACCGCGGCCGGGAAGAAGGTCTACGACAAGGCCCTGCCCAACGACGAGACCCGCCTACGCGGCATCCTCGCCGAGCTCACCACCACCTACGGGCCGGTGCTGCTCGTGGTGGACCAGCCGGCCACGATTGGGGCCCTGCCCGTGGCCGTGGCCCAGGCCTGCGAGGGCGTTGAGGTGGCGTACCTGCCCGGGCTGGCGATGCGACGGATCGCTGACCTGCACCCCGGCTCGGCCAAGACCGACGCCAAGGACGCGGCGATCATCGCTGAAGCAGCCCGCACGATGCCCCATACGCTGCGCTCCATCCGAGTCGATGAGGAACAGATCGCAGAGCTGGCCATGCTCGCCGGTTTCGATGACGACCTCGCCGCGCAGATCACCGCGACCTCGAACCGGCTGCGCGGACTCCTCACCCAGATCCACCCGGCGCTCGAGCGCGTGCTCGGGCCCAGGATCACCCACCCCGCCGTGGCAGACCTTCTCGGCCGGTACCCCACCCCGGCGCAGCTGAAGACCGCCGGGGCGGGGAATGTGCGTGCCCGGCTGCGCAAGCACGCCCCACGACTGGCGGGCTCGCTCACGGAGCAGATCTTCCAAGCCCTGGACGAGCAGTCCGTGGTCGTGGCTGGCACGCAGGCCGCGGCCACCGTGGTGCCCATCCTGGCCGAACAACTCGCCGGACTGACCCGTCAGCGGGCCGGACTGGCCTCCCAGGTGGAGGCTGTGGTGGAGGCCCACCCTCTTCACCCGGTCCTGATCTCGATGCCCGGAGTAGGGATCAGGACCGCCGCACGCATCCTCACTGAAGTTGTGGGCAAGGACTTCGTCGATGCCGGGCATCTGGCCTCATACGCCGGGATCGCCCCGGTCACCCGACGCTCAGGGACCTCGATCCGCGGAGAGCACGTAGCCCGGGGAGGAAACAAGCGCCTGAAGCGGGCCCTGTTCCTCTCAGCGTTCGCTTCGCTGTCACACCCGCCTTCCAGGGCGTACTACGACCGCAAACGAGCCCAGGGCAAACGCCACAACCAGGCGCTGATTGCGCTG
This Micrococcus flavus DNA region includes the following protein-coding sequences:
- a CDS encoding NUDIX hydrolase family protein; the protein is MSVRTPDPNPGWLSEEDLYEARRRLPMVYVEAIPVRLDALGYVSEIGLLYVADETGQFQRTFVSGRVMYRETIRAALMRHLEKDLGPLAFPQLPPSIVPCAVAEYFPAPSETGLTDDRQHAVSLVYVMPVTGECSPRQDALELTWLTPEEALGEDVQAEFIGGRGNLVRQALAHVGWGR
- a CDS encoding DUF6707 family protein, which encodes MAPIAGGYLRHLKAQDVQPGDSFLTRRGEPAPAVASTRVVRDDFGTPALVIATLHGGREVRIAHGSVIRVRTDRPEEVKAAADASFSPVDAGSPESRVVAVGQRHLDDVELTATAARLSHGLNLRSGSQLEDLFGMAERMYLLHEDTEGTLSTLGLLTNLPWDGAVGRWKSIQAALGLASQILREEGDPITAANLGARLREADEVPSEPGRAARVLEVRQRQLDAPQLYEREISKALQSRDQEAEYRWRRARFAQLLYLRGRGGSQTLTDADLDSRIARELGTLRQLAQELDAKAGQAAQR
- a CDS encoding DUF559 domain-containing protein codes for the protein MARPPLPLPPHLHGVVFTLDDLDDVGVSRHRVRAADVERVGRGLFRLRPQGGPAPARAVDVPWDAGVAAALLRDRLDAAVSDVSAAQLHGLPLPPWAEADARLHVTAARGHRIDRPGVRTRRRPVDRRHLVTRRGLRCTSPVRTLWDLCAPSSGLTLEDLVVVADALMPQEWVEGFGLGEVRVGRRDLTAVLEQMGRFRGVRRAREVAALMREGVGSPQETRTRLALLDAGLPVPEVAAVLTDDDGVAGPTVDLAYPQWRIVIQYEGARHRSVRQQERDVERDRWCERHGWLVVKVTARDLRDGLRHVLPILHARIAGCG
- a CDS encoding IS110 family transposase; the protein is MTVQPPAVFIGLDVGKAEHHAVALTAAGKKVYDKALPNDETRLRGILAELTTTYGPVLLVVDQPATIGALPVAVAQACEGVEVAYLPGLAMRRIADLHPGSAKTDAKDAAIIAEAARTMPHTLRSIRVDEEQIAELAMLAGFDDDLAAQITATSNRLRGLLTQIHPALERVLGPRITHPAVADLLGRYPTPAQLKTAGAGNVRARLRKHAPRLAGSLTEQIFQALDEQSVVVAGTQAAATVVPILAEQLAGLTRQRAGLASQVEAVVEAHPLHPVLISMPGVGIRTAARILTEVVGKDFVDAGHLASYAGIAPVTRRSGTSIRGEHVARGGNKRLKRALFLSAFASLSHPPSRAYYDRKRAQGKRHNQALIALARRRTDVLYAMLRDGTLYQDPTAPPAPSSVALAA